One segment of Panicum virgatum strain AP13 chromosome 1K, P.virgatum_v5, whole genome shotgun sequence DNA contains the following:
- the LOC120642745 gene encoding probable calcium-binding protein CML17, which translates to MAFMRYYRGLPHGETTVEEFRAWLSQFDADGDGRISREELEEALRSLNLWFAWWKAREAMRAVDANRNGAVDGDEMGRLYAFAHKHLHLKMSQLEE; encoded by the coding sequence ATGGCGTTCATGCGGTACTACCGCGGGCTGCCGCACGGGGAGACGACGGTGGAGGAGTTCAGGGCGTGGCTGAGCCAGTTCGACGCGGACGGCGACGGCCGGATCAGCcgggaggagctggaggaggcgcTGCGCAGCCTCAACCTGTGGTTCGCGTGGTGGAAGGCGCGGGAGGCGATGCGCGCGGTCGACGCCAACCGCAACGGCGCGGTGGACGGCGACGAGATGGGCAGGCTCTACGCCTTCGCGCACAAGCACCTCCACCTCAAGATGAGCCAGCTGGAGGAGTAG